One stretch of Francisella sp. LA112445 DNA includes these proteins:
- a CDS encoding glucosaminidase domain-containing protein: MMNRKEFIKYFSVSLCLVLLALILSFEGEIKYPTENFFIASSHHQILQKPDFSEIKDFSERKASFINYMLSAINIANKEICLEKKQISSLKKAFIKKQTLNKKNLHILNEYLKYYKIKTDTNIPTQLKLLELKANTVPTSFILAQAILESGWGTSRFAENYNNYFGLHCYYKNCGVKALEADVYLEVFDNASDSILGYYHRLNTGSNFKDFRVIRAKVERNELPTTALFDTLENYSEIGSQEYKQRLINIITVNNLTQYDSINYC, translated from the coding sequence ATGATGAATAGAAAAGAATTTATTAAATATTTTAGTGTTTCTTTATGCTTAGTATTACTTGCTCTAATATTATCTTTTGAAGGAGAAATTAAATATCCTACCGAAAACTTCTTCATAGCATCGAGTCATCATCAAATACTACAAAAGCCTGACTTTTCAGAGATTAAAGATTTTTCAGAAAGAAAAGCTAGTTTTATAAATTATATGCTATCAGCAATAAACATTGCTAACAAAGAAATATGCCTAGAGAAAAAACAAATATCATCACTAAAAAAAGCTTTTATCAAAAAGCAAACACTCAATAAAAAAAATCTACATATACTAAATGAATATTTAAAGTATTACAAAATAAAAACAGATACTAATATACCTACTCAACTTAAACTTCTAGAGTTAAAAGCAAACACCGTCCCTACTAGTTTTATTCTTGCTCAAGCTATATTAGAGAGTGGTTGGGGAACATCTAGGTTTGCTGAAAACTACAACAACTACTTTGGATTACACTGCTACTACAAAAACTGTGGAGTAAAAGCTCTTGAAGCGGATGTTTACTTAGAGGTTTTTGATAATGCAAGTGACAGTATCTTAGGTTATTATCATAGGCTTAATACTGGTTCAAACTTCAAAGATTTTCGAGTTATAAGAGCTAAGGTGGAACGTAATGAATTACCTACTACAGCATTATTTGATACTCTAGAGAATTACTCAGAAATAGGATCTCAAGAATATAAGCAACGCCTTATTAATATTATTACAGTCAATAATTTAACACAGTATGACTCTATTAATTACTGTTAA
- the rluD gene encoding 23S rRNA pseudouridine(1911/1915/1917) synthase RluD, translated as MPNDTLSNKFHQNIILQPEDAGKRIDVAVNDLFDQFSRSQIQKWIKEGAITINGQATKPKHIVLGDEQVDINIEFLPTNEWFPEDIELDIVYEDDDIIVINKPVDMVVHPGAGNMTGTISNALLYRYENQDKLPRAGIVHRLDKDTSGLMVAAKSTIAYHSLVKQLSNREVSRRYLAIVEGEIYYEGTINEPIGRDPNNRTKMAINYKGKEAITKYTPIEVYDGFTLVECKLETGRTHQIRVHMKSIKHPLVGDQTYNKSSVKLKKLGIEDLDRQALHAYKLSFIHPITEKVVKFKSKLPEDMLSLKSQLRETIEYFEEEDYEYDE; from the coding sequence ATGCCAAATGATACACTATCTAACAAATTTCATCAAAATATTATTCTACAACCTGAAGATGCTGGTAAGCGCATAGATGTAGCTGTAAACGACCTATTTGATCAGTTTTCTCGTTCTCAAATACAAAAATGGATAAAAGAAGGTGCTATAACAATTAATGGACAAGCTACTAAGCCTAAACATATAGTACTAGGAGATGAGCAAGTAGATATAAATATTGAGTTTCTGCCAACTAATGAATGGTTTCCTGAAGATATTGAGCTAGATATAGTCTACGAGGATGATGATATTATTGTAATAAATAAACCAGTAGATATGGTCGTACACCCTGGTGCTGGAAATATGACCGGTACAATATCAAACGCTCTACTATATCGCTATGAAAACCAAGACAAACTACCTCGTGCTGGTATAGTACATCGCTTAGATAAAGATACTTCAGGATTAATGGTAGCAGCTAAAAGTACTATCGCATATCATAGTTTAGTTAAGCAACTTTCAAACAGAGAGGTGTCTCGTAGATATCTAGCTATTGTTGAAGGAGAGATATACTATGAAGGTACTATTAATGAGCCGATAGGTCGAGATCCAAACAACCGTACTAAGATGGCTATTAACTATAAGGGAAAAGAAGCTATTACAAAATACACTCCTATTGAAGTTTACGATGGATTTACTTTAGTTGAATGTAAGCTTGAAACAGGCAGAACTCACCAAATAAGAGTTCATATGAAAAGTATCAAACATCCATTAGTCGGAGACCAAACATATAACAAATCGTCAGTGAAATTAAAAAAACTTGGTATAGAAGACTTAGATAGGCAAGCCTTACACGCTTATAAATTATCATTCATTCACCCTATTACAGAGAAAGTTGTTAAATTCAAAAGCAAACTACCTGAAGATATGCTAAGTTTAAAGTCTCAACTTAGGGAAACTATAGAATATTTTGAGGAAGAAGACTATGAATATGATGAATAG
- a CDS encoding 16S rRNA (uracil(1498)-N(3))-methyltransferase: MRTIRGFFAEISQNTKNLSISGEYYNYFKNVLRLKKNDIVELFNNLDSVQYQARIFDINNKNIELEVISSKEIKNENSYNINLYQSLIKNENFELVIQKATELGVNNIYPIITEYTNHKFDKKGFDKKLERWNKIAISATEQCARVFIPKIHTPINLPDISINTDVLNLTLCPYSKTIENFESYVKNSNDFNIFIGPEGGFSETEMNHFRKNNFFMINLGKRILKAETAPINIISIINFLK, translated from the coding sequence ATGAGAACTATTAGAGGTTTTTTTGCTGAAATTTCACAGAATACAAAAAATCTTTCAATATCTGGAGAATATTATAACTATTTCAAAAATGTTCTTAGACTTAAAAAAAACGATATAGTTGAATTATTTAATAACTTAGATAGTGTCCAATACCAAGCAAGAATATTTGATATAAATAATAAAAATATCGAACTTGAGGTAATTTCTTCAAAAGAAATAAAAAATGAAAATAGTTACAATATAAACTTATACCAATCACTTATTAAGAATGAGAATTTTGAACTTGTTATTCAAAAAGCTACTGAGCTAGGAGTAAATAACATATATCCTATTATCACAGAATATACAAATCACAAGTTTGATAAAAAAGGCTTTGATAAAAAATTAGAAAGATGGAATAAGATAGCCATATCTGCAACAGAACAGTGTGCCCGTGTTTTTATTCCAAAAATACATACTCCTATAAACCTACCTGATATAAGTATAAATACAGATGTCTTGAATCTCACACTCTGCCCATATTCTAAAACTATAGAAAATTTTGAATCTTACGTAAAAAACTCGAATGATTTTAATATCTTTATTGGACCAGAAGGTGGATTTAGCGAAACTGAAATGAATCATTTTAGAAAAAATAATTTTTTCATGATAAACCTTGGAAAAAGAATACTCAAAGCAGAAACAGCTCCTATAAATATAATTTCTATAATCAACTTTCTCAAATAA
- a CDS encoding outer membrane protein assembly factor BamD, translated as MTRFLYLITLILVVLTLSSCGPTKDPELPQVYTGYTASFIYAKAHQQMQNEKYFDAIRSYKSLVAQYPFTPLAEKGMVDLVYVYYMDDESTMALALGKQFIKMYPYSKYKGYVYYMIGVVGFEDGRGMLQTYAPYDMNYHDPTGYEDAYTNFQKAILLDPTGSFVPDAKRRMVFINNTVAQHYDDIAHFYFKRGAYNAAINRASQVIQNYPQSTVVQDALVLTIRSYNKLKLYDQAKDNIRVLKKNYPKNQFLKNLRPDGTEEPTWYERWFGWL; from the coding sequence ATGACTAGGTTTTTATATTTAATAACTCTTATTCTGGTTGTTTTGACATTAAGCTCATGTGGGCCTACAAAAGATCCTGAACTACCTCAGGTATATACTGGATATACAGCAAGTTTTATTTATGCAAAAGCTCATCAACAAATGCAGAATGAGAAGTATTTTGATGCTATTCGCTCATATAAATCTCTTGTTGCGCAGTATCCATTTACTCCTTTAGCAGAAAAGGGAATGGTTGATTTAGTATATGTATATTATATGGATGATGAATCTACTATGGCTTTAGCTTTAGGCAAGCAATTTATAAAAATGTATCCATACAGTAAATATAAAGGCTATGTTTATTATATGATTGGTGTTGTAGGTTTTGAAGATGGTAGAGGTATGCTACAGACATATGCACCTTATGATATGAATTATCATGATCCTACAGGTTATGAAGACGCCTATACTAATTTCCAAAAAGCTATATTGTTAGATCCTACAGGTAGTTTTGTTCCTGATGCTAAACGTAGAATGGTATTTATAAATAATACTGTTGCTCAACATTATGATGACATTGCCCATTTTTATTTTAAAAGAGGTGCTTATAATGCTGCGATTAATAGAGCTTCGCAAGTTATACAAAACTATCCTCAAAGTACAGTAGTGCAAGATGCTTTAGTATTAACTATCAGATCTTATAATAAGCTTAAATTATATGATCAAGCGAAGGATAATATTAGAGTTCTTAAGAAAAACTATCCTAAAAACCAGTTCTTGAAGAATCTTAGACCTGATGGAACAGAAGAGCCTACCTGGTATGAACGCTGGTTTGGGTGGTTATAG
- a CDS encoding DUF445 family protein — MKIFNKSFITNLIALLLALLGWFLADKHIQNIGFYALSGALTNWLAIYMLFEKIPFLYGSGIIPNKFESFKRTIKDMIMEQFFSPENLNKFLASDEIKKYIGNIVTSKIDLNKVFDSFVDMLMTSKYGSMIDMFLGGRDALEGLREPFIKKLDTKILELVDGLKIDSNTISEKASEKIEKLIDMRLEELTPQMIKEIVQKIIREHLGWLVVWGGVFGGLIGLVASFIV, encoded by the coding sequence ATGAAAATATTTAATAAAAGCTTTATAACTAACTTGATTGCTTTACTTTTAGCATTACTTGGATGGTTTTTAGCAGATAAGCATATTCAAAATATTGGTTTTTATGCTTTATCTGGGGCACTGACTAATTGGCTTGCTATATACATGCTATTTGAAAAGATTCCCTTCTTATATGGTTCTGGGATTATCCCAAATAAATTTGAAAGTTTTAAAAGGACTATAAAGGATATGATTATGGAGCAGTTTTTCTCTCCAGAAAATTTAAATAAATTTTTAGCTAGTGATGAAATTAAAAAATATATAGGAAATATAGTAACTTCAAAAATAGATTTAAATAAAGTTTTTGATAGTTTTGTTGATATGTTAATGACTAGTAAATATGGTTCTATGATAGATATGTTTCTAGGAGGTAGAGATGCTTTAGAAGGTTTAAGAGAACCTTTCATAAAAAAACTAGATACAAAGATTCTAGAGCTAGTTGATGGGTTAAAAATAGATAGTAATACTATTTCAGAAAAAGCTAGTGAAAAAATAGAAAAATTAATAGATATGCGTTTAGAAGAGCTAACTCCACAAATGATAAAGGAAATAGTTCAAAAAATTATTCGTGAACATTTAGGTTGGCTTGTTGTTTGGGGAGGAGTATTTGGAGGATTAATAGGTTTAGTAGCTAGCTTTATTGTTTAG
- a CDS encoding helix-turn-helix transcriptional regulator, with protein MLKSGQSYSDAEIFSLGDWLDGPSIVAIKGGNSPESENQINTKETDWHHHLRGKIFCVESGLVHVSTPNGSWVLPSNRAGWVPPNTSHKIRISGIVRGWVIFILPSICETLPDTSRVIPMSMVLRALALRAVEWDKQQTLNEEQEYIATIICNEIRRAPEEALHLPMPKSNRLIKVANAIIDNPSLNKSLEQWASFGAMSPRTLRRAFLTETGLSFSRWRQQAQLAHGLDMLAQDIPVTEVSDSLGYASSSNFIAMFRRAFGKTPKQYFSNKEN; from the coding sequence ATATTGAAAAGTGGCCAAAGTTATTCTGATGCAGAAATATTCTCTTTAGGGGACTGGTTAGATGGTCCATCAATTGTTGCAATAAAGGGAGGAAACTCCCCAGAAAGCGAGAATCAGATAAATACTAAAGAGACTGATTGGCACCATCATTTACGTGGAAAAATATTCTGTGTAGAAAGTGGTTTAGTTCATGTGAGTACGCCAAATGGATCATGGGTTTTACCGTCTAATAGAGCTGGCTGGGTGCCTCCAAATACTTCACATAAAATACGTATTAGTGGTATTGTTCGTGGTTGGGTAATTTTTATATTACCAAGTATTTGTGAGACTTTACCAGATACTTCTCGTGTTATCCCTATGAGTATGGTGCTTAGAGCATTAGCTTTAAGAGCTGTTGAGTGGGATAAGCAACAAACCTTGAATGAAGAACAAGAATATATTGCAACTATAATTTGTAACGAAATTAGGAGAGCTCCAGAAGAAGCTCTACATTTACCAATGCCAAAATCAAATAGGTTAATAAAAGTTGCAAATGCGATAATTGATAATCCATCTCTTAATAAGAGTTTAGAGCAATGGGCATCATTTGGAGCTATGTCACCACGAACTTTAAGAAGGGCTTTTTTAACAGAAACTGGACTTAGTTTCTCGCGTTGGCGTCAACAAGCTCAATTAGCTCATGGTCTAGATATGTTAGCACAAGATATACCTGTTACTGAGGTTTCAGACTCTTTAGGTTATGCATCATCTAGTAATTTTATTGCGATGTTTAGAAGAGCTTTTGGAAAGACACCTAAGCAGTATTTTTCAAATAAAGAAAATTAA
- a CDS encoding ABC transporter permease, with product MDFKIDKDIIYFEGLLTLKQVKPKIIEKNISKITSEIKLLDISKIEALDTAGAYFILKIANRLNLTKDQIITNDQRNKNLINIVNKNFPSKADEELIGKSNNVVFNSIYTLGKNTNNLLSEIKASIGFLGAIFIAYLNLIRKPYKSFFSIVLNITYDSTIKALSIVILLSLIVGLVLTYLPLGLMQQYGTQIFVVDMLGVSSFREFAPLFTAIIIAGRSGSSFTSEIGIMKVNEEIDALQTIGEDPIQRLVLPRITALVISLPVLTTIAMVANIVGGIIIMDTIAGITPLQFIDRLFTHVGVNHFYIGLLKTPFFALVIAGIGCHQGLSVKRDSQSVGKATTTSVVYSIFLIIVVDAIFAVALNGS from the coding sequence ATGGATTTTAAAATAGATAAGGACATAATTTATTTTGAAGGCTTGCTAACACTTAAACAAGTTAAGCCGAAGATAATCGAAAAAAACATAAGTAAGATAACAAGTGAAATAAAGCTTTTAGACATCTCAAAAATTGAAGCTCTAGATACTGCAGGTGCTTATTTTATACTCAAAATAGCAAATAGACTGAATCTAACAAAAGATCAAATAATAACTAACGATCAAAGAAATAAAAACTTAATTAATATTGTTAATAAGAACTTTCCATCTAAGGCCGATGAAGAACTTATTGGAAAATCTAATAATGTTGTATTTAACAGTATTTATACCTTAGGAAAAAACACTAATAATCTTTTATCTGAAATAAAAGCTAGTATTGGATTTCTTGGCGCTATATTTATTGCGTATTTAAATCTTATCCGTAAACCATACAAATCTTTTTTTTCTATCGTATTGAATATTACTTATGACTCAACAATTAAAGCATTAAGTATAGTTATACTTTTATCATTAATCGTAGGATTAGTTTTAACCTATTTACCTTTAGGATTAATGCAACAGTATGGAACACAAATATTTGTTGTCGATATGCTAGGAGTTTCATCTTTTAGAGAGTTTGCTCCATTATTTACAGCTATTATTATCGCCGGAAGAAGTGGTTCTTCCTTTACATCAGAAATAGGGATTATGAAAGTCAATGAAGAGATAGATGCTCTTCAGACAATTGGTGAAGATCCTATACAACGCTTAGTTTTACCAAGAATTACAGCATTAGTTATAAGCCTACCTGTACTGACAACTATAGCAATGGTTGCTAACATAGTTGGTGGTATTATAATTATGGATACCATAGCGGGGATAACGCCTCTACAATTTATTGATCGATTATTTACTCATGTTGGTGTTAATCACTTCTATATAGGACTACTTAAAACACCTTTCTTTGCTTTGGTAATAGCTGGGATTGGCTGTCATCAAGGCTTATCAGTAAAAAGAGATTCACAAAGTGTTGGTAAAGCTACTACTACAAGTGTGGTTTATTCAATTTTTTTAATAATTGTCGTTGATGCTATTTTTGCAGTAGCGCTAAATGGATCATAA
- a CDS encoding ATP-binding cassette domain-containing protein gives MNESIIQVRNLCTKFGKEWIHKDLNLDIPPEKISCIIGASGCGKTTLMREILMLQPIYSGKIFLLGQEISKLVDNPIKRKQISSNMSMMFQHCALFSSLTNLQNVIFPLKQHTKLPPDVLTDIAVIKLRMVGLKEEAFNKYPSEISGGMLKRVALARTIALDPKVVFLDEPHAGLDPYSIKAMDELILYLKEELGISVVMITHDLNTIWRIVDDIIYMDEKRIMLHDTVKFVSQQTQYESIRNFFDPHNEGKY, from the coding sequence ATGAATGAAAGCATTATTCAAGTAAGAAACCTGTGTACAAAGTTTGGCAAGGAGTGGATTCATAAAGATCTAAACTTAGATATCCCCCCAGAAAAGATAAGTTGCATTATTGGTGCTAGTGGATGTGGTAAAACTACCCTAATGAGAGAGATCCTAATGCTACAACCTATTTACTCTGGTAAGATTTTCTTACTTGGTCAAGAGATCTCAAAACTAGTAGACAATCCAATTAAGCGCAAACAAATCTCTAGTAATATGAGTATGATGTTTCAACATTGTGCTCTATTTTCATCACTAACTAACTTACAAAATGTAATATTCCCTTTAAAACAACACACCAAGCTTCCTCCTGATGTGCTGACGGATATTGCGGTTATAAAGTTAAGAATGGTTGGCCTTAAAGAAGAAGCTTTTAATAAATACCCTTCTGAAATAAGCGGAGGAATGTTAAAAAGAGTCGCTCTAGCTAGAACTATTGCTCTAGATCCTAAAGTTGTTTTCTTGGATGAACCTCATGCAGGGCTAGATCCCTATTCAATTAAGGCGATGGATGAGCTTATTTTATATTTAAAGGAAGAACTTGGAATATCTGTTGTTATGATCACCCATGATCTAAACACTATTTGGCGAATTGTTGATGATATAATATATATGGATGAAAAAAGAATAATGTTACACGATACGGTTAAGTTTGTTTCTCAACAAACCCAATATGAAAGTATAAGAAACTTTTTTGACCCACATAATGAAGGAAAATATTAG
- a CDS encoding long-chain fatty acid--CoA ligase, with amino-acid sequence MSKFSKKTWLSNYPENTPKDIEPNIYTLLELYEKAILQYPYRDAVSCHDVNLSFTQLDDLATKVASFLQNDLGVEKGDRVAIVLPNCLQFTVSIFACIKIGAVFVNTNPLYKADELEAIFNNCNVKVAIVMDMFAHHIQKARIRISSLENVLVTNIADLYPFPKKQVIGLVSKHLIKDKPKYNKNTFIQFTKALKADKRLYKKPNISKENILCLQYSSGTTGQPKGAILTHDNVASNIQQVWAWINHDMNVFEQVLITALPLYHIFSLSANLFCFFFAGAKNILIPNARDIKDLIKTMSKNEFTIFNGLNTLYMAMLEHPDFDKINKTRYQYSLSGGMPISRKIYLRWLDRTGVELKEGYGMTEMSPAISLNKFNESEEDYFGTCGYPIPGTELSIRDINTSQEIDECFKEGEIWLKGPQRCQGFWNDEKNNELYFSEDGWLKTGDIGYIDKKGRLTISDRIKNMIIVSGFNVYPREIEICILKLEDIKEVAVTGVESKTSGERAIAFISLEKDSKLTEKDIIAHCREKLASYKVPKTCIFVSTLPKNNTGKIDIKKLKNDFL; translated from the coding sequence ATGAGTAAGTTTTCTAAAAAGACTTGGTTGTCTAACTATCCTGAGAATACACCTAAAGATATAGAGCCGAATATATATACACTTTTAGAATTATATGAAAAGGCAATACTTCAGTACCCTTATCGAGATGCTGTATCTTGCCACGATGTTAACCTATCTTTCACACAACTTGATGATCTAGCGACTAAAGTAGCTAGTTTTCTACAAAATGATCTAGGTGTTGAAAAAGGTGATAGAGTTGCGATAGTTTTACCAAACTGTCTACAGTTTACTGTTAGTATATTTGCGTGTATTAAGATAGGAGCTGTATTTGTTAACACTAACCCTCTTTACAAAGCTGATGAACTAGAGGCTATTTTTAACAACTGTAATGTGAAAGTAGCAATTGTTATGGATATGTTTGCTCACCATATTCAAAAAGCTCGAATAAGAATTAGCTCTTTAGAGAATGTTCTTGTGACAAATATCGCTGACTTATATCCATTCCCTAAAAAACAAGTTATAGGACTAGTGTCAAAGCATCTAATAAAAGATAAACCTAAATATAATAAAAATACATTTATCCAATTTACAAAAGCTCTAAAAGCAGATAAAAGACTATATAAAAAACCAAATATTTCTAAAGAAAATATTTTATGTTTACAATACTCTAGTGGTACTACAGGTCAGCCTAAAGGTGCAATTCTGACTCATGATAATGTTGCTTCAAATATTCAGCAAGTTTGGGCATGGATTAATCATGATATGAATGTTTTTGAGCAAGTTCTTATTACAGCTCTGCCTCTTTATCATATATTCTCACTCAGTGCTAACTTATTTTGTTTCTTTTTTGCTGGTGCTAAAAATATCTTGATTCCAAATGCTCGAGATATTAAAGATCTAATTAAAACAATGTCAAAAAATGAATTTACTATTTTTAATGGTTTGAACACCCTTTATATGGCTATGTTAGAGCATCCTGATTTTGACAAAATAAATAAAACTAGATACCAGTATTCTTTAAGTGGCGGAATGCCTATATCACGTAAAATATATTTACGATGGCTAGATAGAACTGGTGTAGAACTTAAAGAAGGTTATGGAATGACTGAAATGTCTCCTGCAATATCTTTGAATAAATTTAATGAGTCTGAAGAAGATTACTTTGGTACATGTGGCTACCCTATTCCAGGTACTGAGTTAAGCATTAGAGATATAAATACTTCTCAAGAGATCGACGAATGTTTTAAAGAAGGAGAAATTTGGCTTAAAGGTCCTCAAAGATGTCAAGGATTCTGGAATGATGAAAAAAACAATGAATTATACTTTTCTGAAGATGGCTGGTTGAAAACTGGAGATATTGGCTATATTGACAAAAAAGGACGTCTAACTATCTCTGATAGAATTAAAAATATGATTATCGTATCTGGATTTAATGTCTATCCTCGTGAAATAGAAATATGTATTTTAAAACTAGAAGATATCAAAGAAGTTGCTGTCACAGGTGTAGAGTCAAAAACATCAGGAGAAAGAGCTATTGCATTTATTTCTCTAGAAAAAGATTCTAAATTAACTGAAAAAGATATTATTGCTCACTGTAGAGAAAAACTAGCAAGTTATAAAGTTCCAAAGACTTGTATCTTTGTAAGCACTTTACCTAAAAATAATACTGGAAAAATTGATATCAAAAAACTTAAAAACGATTTTCTATAA
- a CDS encoding oligopeptide:H+ symporter: MQKSYRTLSAPFWVVWGIEFWERFGFYGFQAIIALYFTQNLGFSEKQTIYLMGSFFAFTFGFIWVGGLIGDKVLGAKRTIAIGATILGLSYLSFTFCDKESIYYIFSGIIVGNAFFKANPSSLVSKMFDKGDGRLNSAMTLYYLAISMGGLTSMALTPIISQVYGYTEAFIICGFGLFLGLFGFLFFYRKMQNLDTEPGKNSISKKALVYTLLGLIIAFVMIANILSNTTLCISLTSFVVTIATIYFLYIALQLKPSERNKMLVAFILIIEAIFFYSLYFQMPTTLTFFAQHNVSLNILGWHVPATQYQFLVPFWIIVFSPILAFVYKRVKISYVTSFCIGMALMFMSYLTLYCSKYFAVAYIVSGNWLILSYAFTSLAELLIIGLGLAMVAELCPSFISGFVMGFWFLATMIASYTASFIGSFIALPKNMANITKQQSLALYTSVFGYITISILIITIIMFALASILNKHIK; encoded by the coding sequence ATGCAAAAAAGTTATAGAACCTTATCTGCTCCTTTCTGGGTTGTTTGGGGTATAGAGTTTTGGGAAAGATTTGGCTTTTATGGGTTTCAAGCAATTATTGCTTTATATTTTACTCAGAATCTAGGTTTTAGCGAAAAACAAACTATCTATCTTATGGGTTCATTTTTTGCATTTACTTTTGGATTTATATGGGTTGGTGGTTTAATTGGTGATAAAGTCTTAGGTGCTAAGAGAACTATAGCTATTGGTGCTACTATACTAGGACTATCGTATCTTAGCTTTACTTTTTGTGATAAAGAATCAATATACTACATTTTTTCTGGAATTATAGTTGGTAATGCCTTTTTTAAAGCAAATCCATCATCTTTAGTGTCAAAAATGTTTGATAAGGGAGATGGTCGACTTAATAGTGCTATGACTCTTTATTACTTAGCCATTAGTATGGGAGGATTAACCTCTATGGCTTTAACACCTATCATTTCGCAAGTTTATGGCTATACTGAAGCATTTATAATATGTGGCTTTGGATTATTCCTCGGCTTATTTGGTTTTTTATTTTTTTATAGAAAAATGCAAAACCTCGATACTGAACCAGGTAAAAACTCAATAAGTAAGAAAGCTTTAGTTTATACATTACTTGGCTTAATAATTGCTTTTGTTATGATCGCAAACATTTTATCAAATACAACACTATGTATTAGTTTAACCTCATTTGTTGTAACAATAGCAACTATATATTTTTTATATATTGCTTTACAACTAAAGCCCTCTGAAAGAAATAAAATGCTGGTTGCTTTTATATTAATAATTGAGGCTATATTTTTTTATTCTTTATATTTCCAAATGCCTACGACTTTAACATTTTTTGCACAGCATAATGTTTCTTTAAATATTTTAGGTTGGCATGTTCCTGCTACACAATATCAATTCCTAGTCCCCTTTTGGATTATAGTATTCTCTCCTATTCTGGCATTTGTGTATAAAAGAGTCAAAATTTCTTATGTGACTAGCTTTTGTATTGGGATGGCTCTAATGTTTATGTCATATCTTACATTATATTGTTCAAAGTATTTTGCAGTAGCATATATTGTTTCTGGGAATTGGTTAATCCTTTCTTATGCTTTTACATCATTAGCTGAGTTATTAATAATTGGACTTGGATTAGCAATGGTTGCTGAACTATGCCCTAGTTTCATATCAGGTTTTGTTATGGGGTTTTGGTTTTTAGCAACAATGATTGCTTCATACACAGCATCATTTATTGGCTCATTCATAGCATTACCAAAGAATATGGCTAACATAACTAAACAACAAAGTTTAGCTTTATATACTAGCGTATTTGGATACATTACTATTAGTATACTAATAATAACTATTATAATGTTTGCTCTTGCTTCTATATTAAACAAACATATTAAATAA
- a CDS encoding MlaD family protein yields MNENSIKNLIAGLFVIFMVFVMIFIGFFLSGGFKNQSTTTYMTNFSSISGLNVGSNVSYKGFNIGKVSDIAINKNNPKLVSVYMKIDSSIPIYKQTVATLQTVGITGQSIVELSLDINKNDMGLDLIDKHKNKITIIKSKPSQLTNIMKKVGAIADSLEQISAKFNRMMSPQNINKFNEFTDSINILLYNLSNSSIYFNKTLMNLNDTMTESQETITRLNDVMRILQYDPSIIVRGVEHDN; encoded by the coding sequence ATGAATGAAAATAGTATAAAGAACCTAATCGCAGGACTATTTGTGATTTTCATGGTATTTGTAATGATCTTTATAGGCTTCTTTCTATCTGGAGGCTTTAAAAATCAATCTACAACTACTTATATGACAAACTTCTCTAGTATTTCTGGGCTAAATGTCGGTTCAAATGTCTCATACAAGGGTTTCAACATTGGTAAAGTTAGTGATATAGCTATCAACAAAAATAATCCTAAATTAGTTAGCGTATATATGAAGATAGATAGCAGTATTCCTATTTATAAGCAAACAGTTGCAACTCTACAAACAGTGGGGATAACAGGCCAGTCAATTGTTGAGCTTTCCTTAGACATTAATAAAAATGATATGGGACTTGATTTAATAGATAAACATAAAAATAAAATAACTATTATAAAATCAAAACCTTCTCAACTTACAAATATTATGAAAAAAGTCGGAGCAATAGCTGACTCACTAGAGCAAATATCTGCCAAATTCAATAGAATGATGTCTCCACAAAATATAAATAAATTTAATGAGTTTACTGATAGCATAAATATACTTCTTTATAACCTTAGTAACTCATCTATTTACTTTAATAAAACTCTTATGAACCTTAATGATACAATGACTGAAAGCCAAGAAACTATTACGCGCCTAAATGACGTTATGAGAATTCTTCAATATGATCCTTCAATAATTGTTAGAGGAGTAGAGCATGATAATTAA